A genomic window from Candidatus Bathyarchaeota archaeon includes:
- a CDS encoding DUF116 domain-containing protein, whose protein sequence is MDATEDSSIMRVVKTLAKTKVSNLAINKLEQLANKVGVEEKELFQLYLEAKNNSHIDNFASTSYDERIILLPRCIRDLNCPAKIGNNGYECKQCGKCDATEITKTTKKLGYKGTFMLPGGSLAKSIISKMKPKAVIGVACAKELIMGICMCEKSGVFAQGVELLKDGCINTIVDMKTLMNTVKTSKI, encoded by the coding sequence ATGGATGCAACCGAAGACAGTTCAATTATGCGTGTTGTAAAAACACTTGCTAAAACAAAAGTCAGCAATCTTGCTATCAACAAGCTTGAACAACTTGCTAACAAAGTTGGAGTAGAAGAAAAAGAACTGTTTCAGCTTTATCTCGAAGCAAAAAATAATTCACACATAGACAATTTTGCATCAACATCTTACGATGAACGAATTATCCTTTTGCCAAGATGCATACGAGACCTAAATTGCCCAGCCAAAATTGGAAACAATGGATATGAATGTAAACAATGTGGAAAATGTGATGCTACCGAAATAACAAAAACGACAAAAAAACTTGGATACAAGGGCACTTTTATGCTTCCTGGAGGAAGTTTGGCAAAATCAATCATATCGAAAATGAAACCTAAAGCTGTGATAGGCGTAGCATGCGCAAAAGAACTCATTATGGGAATCTGCATGTGCGAAAAAAGTGGAGTATTCGCTCAAGGTGTAGAGTTGTTAAAAGATGGTTGTATAAACACAATCGTAGACATGAAAACCTTAATGAATACAGTTAAAACCAGCAAAATCTAA
- the ppcA gene encoding phosphoenolpyruvate carboxylase, protein MEKSSGDRLIPRSMSTQHPDNASAPLWQTEELIEGDSEIHEAYFAYKELGCHEVMWDSEGKDTDIRVVRKLLSFNPDYFKDNVLGRDLFLTYRIPNPRVEATERKIVVETLQNITAGCDVGSAFYKCEVAPIFEVILPLTTDSSELLSLFNYYRKAIVGVQDIELQDSVTVKDWIGSVRPNSIQIIPLIEDMDSLLKADKIVEPYIDAVKPKYMRVFLARSDPALNYGLVCATLLSKIALSKLKILEKRKDVPLYPIVGVGSLPFRGHLSPDNLDLFLEEYKGVTTATVQSGLKYDFGLDAVKRVVSTLNEKLPFGEPALIDSEEEKILLGVIKKFQSKYQLVVEDLAPLISKVVPFIPKRRARKLHIGLFGYSRNVVEGVELPRAITFAAVFYSLGIPAEFVGLSALTELTEEEQEVLNRNYVNLRSDLCAVAQLLSWQNINMLMGMYKEVSKSAGMNENRLSSGLTRLLLDINVAQENLGVKFGPRTLTQRKYENALNNFLISYLEQHDQQAKYYVNEAAKLRKSLG, encoded by the coding sequence TTGGAGAAGTCTTCTGGTGATAGATTAATTCCGCGTTCTATGTCGACGCAGCATCCGGATAATGCTTCTGCTCCGTTGTGGCAAACTGAGGAACTGATTGAAGGAGACTCTGAGATTCATGAGGCATATTTTGCTTACAAGGAGTTGGGTTGCCACGAGGTTATGTGGGATTCCGAAGGAAAAGACACTGACATTCGTGTTGTTCGTAAACTTTTGAGCTTTAATCCTGACTATTTCAAGGATAATGTGCTTGGTCGCGACCTTTTTTTGACGTATCGTATTCCTAATCCTCGGGTTGAAGCTACTGAACGCAAAATCGTTGTTGAAACTCTTCAAAACATAACTGCAGGCTGTGATGTTGGTTCAGCATTCTACAAATGCGAGGTTGCGCCTATTTTTGAAGTTATTCTCCCATTGACCACTGACAGCAGCGAGTTGCTGTCTTTGTTTAATTATTACAGAAAAGCCATTGTTGGAGTACAAGACATTGAGTTACAGGATTCTGTTACGGTTAAGGATTGGATTGGTTCTGTTCGGCCAAATAGTATTCAAATTATTCCTTTGATTGAAGACATGGACAGTTTATTGAAAGCGGACAAAATAGTTGAACCTTACATTGATGCTGTTAAGCCAAAATATATGCGAGTTTTTTTGGCGCGGTCTGATCCTGCCCTTAACTATGGCTTAGTTTGTGCCACTCTTCTTTCAAAGATTGCGTTGTCGAAACTGAAGATTCTGGAGAAACGCAAGGATGTTCCTTTATATCCTATTGTGGGTGTGGGTTCCTTGCCGTTTAGGGGTCATTTATCTCCTGACAATTTGGATTTGTTCTTGGAGGAATACAAAGGAGTTACCACGGCAACTGTTCAATCGGGCTTGAAGTACGATTTTGGTCTTGATGCCGTTAAACGGGTTGTTTCTACTTTGAATGAGAAGCTTCCCTTTGGTGAGCCAGCCCTTATTGACTCAGAAGAAGAGAAAATCTTGCTTGGAGTGATTAAAAAGTTCCAATCCAAGTACCAGTTGGTAGTGGAAGATTTAGCTCCCCTGATTTCTAAGGTGGTGCCATTTATTCCTAAGCGTCGGGCACGAAAACTGCATATTGGGTTGTTTGGTTACAGCAGAAACGTGGTGGAGGGTGTTGAGTTGCCTCGGGCGATTACTTTTGCTGCAGTGTTTTATTCTTTGGGTATTCCTGCCGAGTTTGTTGGGTTGTCAGCCTTAACTGAATTAACTGAAGAAGAACAAGAAGTCCTTAACCGAAATTATGTTAATTTGCGCTCAGACCTTTGTGCTGTTGCTCAGCTTTTATCGTGGCAAAACATCAACATGTTGATGGGAATGTATAAGGAAGTTTCCAAATCTGCTGGCATGAATGAGAACCGTTTGAGTTCGGGTCTTACCCGTTTGTTGTTGGATATTAACGTGGCTCAGGAAAATCTTGGGGTCAAGTTTGGTCCCCGAACCCTCACCCAACGAAAATACGAAAACGCCTTGAACAATTTCTTAATCTCTTACTTGGAACAGCACGACCAACAAGCAAAATATTACGTAAACGAAGCTGCTAAACTAAGAAAAAGCCTAGGATAA